The region TCAAGAGATAGATAATTCTTTTATTACAAAATTTGAATATGGTGCAATGTTATATGATAATCCAAGGGGAATAGGGTGTGTAAAATGTCATGCAAAAGGTGACAAACCCGTAATCATTGCAAAATATAAAGAAAAAGATAAAAAAGGAAAAAAATTAATAGAAAAATCTATTATAGCCCCAGCCATAAACAATGTAAGTTTTGAAGTTTTTATTGATAAAATGACAGCCGATAAAACAGAATCAAAAATTATGCCAACATATTTTTTAACAGATGAAGAGTTAAAATCTTTATATTACTACATAAAAAATATAAATAAGAAGTAACTTAAACAAAAATTAATATAAATTTAAATATAATCACGCTCTTATTTTAAAACAAAGGAAAGTTATGTTAGAGGGTATCGTAAGAGATAGTATGACAAAACAAGGAACTAAATCTTTAAGAAGAGATGGTTACTTAATTGCAAACATCTACGGAAAAGGTTTAGAAAATATTAATGCTGCATTCAAAACGAATGAATTCATTAAATTTTTAAGAAACAAAACAACAATCGCATTTGATGTAAAAGTTGGTGATAACACACTTAAAGTTGTAGTTCAAGAGTATCAAAAAGATCCTATCACTTCTGATTTATTACATGTTGATTTAATGGTAGCACAACCAGGTGTTGAAACTTCATATAAAGTTCCAGTAACTGTTGAAGGTACTCCAAAAGGTTTAAAAAACAAAGGTCTTTTCATTTTCCATAAGAAAAGAGTTCCAGTAAAATGTACAATTGAAAACTTACCAGAGTCTTTCAACTTACAAATTGCTGACCTTGACACAGGTGATTCAATCTTAATTAGAGATATGGAAATGCCAGAAGGTGTTAAATGTTTCTTAGACCCAAGAGTTCCAGTTGTGGGTGTAATTAAAGCTAAGTAATTAACTTAAAATGCATTTAATTGTTGGTCTTGGTAATATCGGTGAAAAATACGAATTAACAAGACACAATATAGGTTTTTTAGTCATCGATGAGATGACTAAAAGCTTAAATACTTCAAATATAAACAAATCAAACTTCAAAGCTGATGTTTTTAAATCAGGATACAATCTTTTCGTTAAACCAAAAACTTATATGAATCTTTCAGGTGATGCAGTTGTAGCTATAAAAGAGTATTATAAAATCGATATTGAAGATATAATTGTTATTCATGATGATTTAGATTTACCTTTTGGAACTGTAAAGTTTAAAATAGGTGGTGGTCATGGTGGTCATAATGGTTTAAAATCAATAGATTCACATATTGGAAAAGATTATATTAGAGTTAGAATTGGTATTGGAAAACCACTTAATAAAGAAGATGTGGCAAACTATGTCTTATCAAACTTTTCAAAAGAAGAATTAAATAAATTAGAAGGTATAATCTCTCATACTATTTCAGCAATTGATGCACTTAAAAGTGGTGAATCAATTAATGAAGTAAAATCTAAATTTACATTGAAATAAGAATGAGTATACTTACAAAATATATATTAAGAAAATATTTACTTTATTTTATAATTGTTTTAATATCACTTGAACTATTTTTCGTAGGAATGGATTTTTTACAAAATATAAAAAAACTACCTAGTTCTGCAAATTTACAGTTTTTATATTTAATTTATAATAGTTTTTTCACATTAACTTTAACACTTCCACTATCATTAGTTTTTGGTTGGATATTAACACTTGTTATTTTCATTAGAAATAATGAATTGGTTGCATTTACTTCATTGGGTGCAAAAAAGAATCAAATTTTCTCTCCTGTTATTTATATCTCTTTGTTTTTATTGGTATTACAACTTTTTATACAAATGACCCCTTTGGCATACTCTTATGAACAAAAGAAAAAGATTTTAGATGGTAATTATTTTACTAATACAAAATCAGATATATTTCTAAAATATAATGATAATTTTGTATTTTTCAAAAAGCTTTTACCTTTAGAAAAAAGAGCTGAAGGAATACATATTTATAAGGTTCAAAATGATGATATAGTAGAAACAATTATTGCAAAAAAAGCATACTTTCAAAATGATAAATGGTATGTAGTTGATGCAAAAATTGTTAAAAAGCCTAAATATATGAACTTTGAAAGCTCAAAACTTGAAGTTAGATATGAAAAATTTTTAAATACCTTAGATGGATTTAAACCAAAAATTCTTGATAATGTTTATGAAGAAAAAGCAAATTTTTCAATTCTTGATGCTATTTCTGCACTTGATTTATTGTCTAAGCAAGAGATTAATACAGATAGAATTAGAGCCGCTATTTATTATGATACTTTAGTACCATTTTTTATTTTACCTTTAATGTTTGTGATTTTTGTTTTTGTCTCATATAATAGAAGATTTTTTAACATGGGTACATTTACTTCTATGTCAATATTTGCTACACTTGTTATCTGGGGTGTGTTTTTTATGCTTCATAAGTTTTCAAATAGTGGTGTTATGAAACCAGAACTCTCATTGCTTTTACCTATGGTAATTTGGTTTATTGTTTCATATATAATTTATAGAAAAAAAAGTAGAGTGTTATAATGACTAAAATAAATGCTTATGGTATTGTATTATATAAAATAGAAAAAGATTCCATAAAAATATTATTATGTAAATCTGTTAAGAGTAGAGATAAATGGGGCTGTTTAAAAGGTATGCAAGTTTCAAATGAAACTCCTAAAGAGTGTGCTAAAAGAGAGTTCTATGAGGAATCATCAATTAAAGTAGAAACTTATCTTTTTGAAGAATATTTTGAACAAAAGAATGATGAAAAAAATGTAGGAGTTTGGTTAGTAAATACTGTAAAAATACCAAACCTTAGAAACTATTTTTTTGAAGATAAACTTTTAGATAATTATCTTTCTTGGGAAAATTCAAAAGTTAAATTTTTTGATTTAAAAGATCTTCCCTCTATAAAGAAAAAACAAAAACATCTATTAAAACAAATTAAGGATTTTTTGCAAAATAAGAATCAACACCATTAGCAATACCAACTGCTAATGCTTCTTGATATCTTTTATTAAAAAGTCTTTTCCCCTCTTTTTTATGTGTGATATAACCTATCTCAATTAGTACTGATGGCATTTGTGCTCCAACAAGTACCCAAAATGGTCCTTCTCTAACACCACTATCTACAACATCTTTATGTATCTTTCTTGCACTATAAAGCATATTTTTTTGTATATCAATTGAAAGTTTATGTGAAGCAGTTATTCTTGGTCTGTTTAATGATTCTAAAAAAGCTTTTTTAGAAGATCCACTCATTTTTCTTATATCTGATTTATTTTCAAGTGCAGCAACTCTTTTAGCTCTTGCACTTCTTGCTGGACTTAAGAAAAAAGTTTCAATACCTTGAAGTTTATCAACTTTTGATTTATGTGCTGCATTTGCATGAATAGAGATAAATATATCAGCTTTCTTCTTATTTGCTAGTACTGTTCTGTTTCTAACTTTGATAAATCTATCACTGTTTCTTGTAATATAAACTTTATATCCTCTTCTTTTTAAGGCATCTTCTAAGTATTTCATTACATCAAATACAGCATATTTTTCATACATCTTTTTTCCACGTCCAATTGCACCAGAATCTTTTCCACCATGACCAGCATCTAAAACAACTACTTTATTTAATCCTGGTTTGTATACTTTTGGAGATTTTGAAACTTTTACACTGTTTTTTATATTATTTTCTTTTACATCTAATACTTTTAATACAACTCTATTATTGTTTGTAAAATAGATAGTTTTTAAATTTTTATTATCTTCAAAAAGTATTCTAAGTGTATTTGGGTCTTCTTGTTTAATTACAATTTGATTAACACCATTTATAGATAGTTTTGTTGGATAAGCATCTTTGAAACTTCCTTTTATATCATAAATATCTTGATAGCCATTTTTAACTTTTTTTTCTTGAAATCTTACAAAGTCTTTATTAACTTTTGTTTTAAAATCAATAATAATCATATTATTTCTATCTTCAACAGATTTTATAGTATATTTAGAGTTATCTGATATTGTTCTAATTACTGGTTTAGTAATTTTTTTAGTTTGAGCTATTTTAATAGGTTCAATTTTTCTTACTTTAGCTACTGAACCATTATATTTTTTTAATTCTTTTTCATATTTTGATACATCTTTATTTAACTTTTTCCCTGTATAAATTAAAGTTTTAAGATTTTTGATTTCACTATCGCGATTATTATTTAAAACTGCTTTTAGATAGCCTATTCTTGCTTGGGAAAAATCTTCACTAAGACTAGCAAAAGCAGTTGTAGAGATTGAAAAAATTAAAATTATTAGAAGAAAAAAATTTTTAAAAATTTTATTCTCCTTTTGTAAGTTTTTCCATTAACTCATGAACTGAGATCACTTTATCTATTTTATATCCATTTGAACCAGTAAAGAAAAGTCCTGTGTCTCTATCTCCTTGATAAGCTGCTCCTAGTCTATCTGCAATACAATATCCAACTAGTTTAGCTTCTACTCCTCTATTACATGGAGCAACACAGTTAGAGATACAAACAACTTTTGGTGCAGTTCCATCTTCAATTGATTTTTGTAAGTTTGTTCTAACACCTCTTGCTGGTAATCCAACAGGAGATTTCATTAGTTTAATATCATCTTCTTTTGCATCTAGTAATATTTTTTTGAATTCAGCATCTGCATCACACTCAAATGTACCAATAAATCTTGTTGCCATTTGTACTCCAGAACATCCCATATCCATATATTTATCAATATCGGTTTTGTCCCAAATACCACCAGCAGCAATTATAGGAGGATTGTTCCAATTTTTTGCTTCTTCAATAACTTCTGGTACAATATTTTCTAATTGGTATTCTTCTTGAAAACATTGTTCATAAGTAAAACCTTGGTGTCCACCAGATTTTGGACCTTCAACAATTACTGCATCAGGAAGTTTGTTATATCTTTTCCATTTTTTACAAATAAGTTTTAAAGCTCTTGCACTTGAAACAATAGGAATTAAAGCTACATCTGGAAAATCTTTTGTAAATTCAGGCATGTTTGTAGGAAGTCCAGCACCTGTTATAATAATATTAATACCTGCTTCACAAGCATCTTTTACAATTCTTCCATAATCATTACATGCATAAAGTATATTACAAGCTAAAGGAGAATCCCCACAAATTTTTCTTGCATTTTTAATTATTGTAGTTAAGGCATCTTTTGAATAAAAGTTTAGAACATCTACT is a window of Halarcobacter sp. DNA encoding:
- a CDS encoding nitronate monooxygenase; the encoded protein is MKIGKYEIKHPIIQGGMGVGISWDKLAGTVSLEGGLGVISGVGTGYYKSDEYEIKTKKDKPVDVLNFYSKDALTTIIKNARKICGDSPLACNILYACNDYGRIVKDACEAGINIIITGAGLPTNMPEFTKDFPDVALIPIVSSARALKLICKKWKRYNKLPDAVIVEGPKSGGHQGFTYEQCFQEEYQLENIVPEVIEEAKNWNNPPIIAAGGIWDKTDIDKYMDMGCSGVQMATRFIGTFECDADAEFKKILLDAKEDDIKLMKSPVGLPARGVRTNLQKSIEDGTAPKVVCISNCVAPCNRGVEAKLVGYCIADRLGAAYQGDRDTGLFFTGSNGYKIDKVISVHELMEKLTKGE
- a CDS encoding 50S ribosomal protein L25/general stress protein Ctc; protein product: MLEGIVRDSMTKQGTKSLRRDGYLIANIYGKGLENINAAFKTNEFIKFLRNKTTIAFDVKVGDNTLKVVVQEYQKDPITSDLLHVDLMVAQPGVETSYKVPVTVEGTPKGLKNKGLFIFHKKRVPVKCTIENLPESFNLQIADLDTGDSILIRDMEMPEGVKCFLDPRVPVVGVIKAK
- a CDS encoding NUDIX domain-containing protein; this encodes MTKINAYGIVLYKIEKDSIKILLCKSVKSRDKWGCLKGMQVSNETPKECAKREFYEESSIKVETYLFEEYFEQKNDEKNVGVWLVNTVKIPNLRNYFFEDKLLDNYLSWENSKVKFFDLKDLPSIKKKQKHLLKQIKDFLQNKNQHH
- a CDS encoding LptF/LptG family permease is translated as MSILTKYILRKYLLYFIIVLISLELFFVGMDFLQNIKKLPSSANLQFLYLIYNSFFTLTLTLPLSLVFGWILTLVIFIRNNELVAFTSLGAKKNQIFSPVIYISLFLLVLQLFIQMTPLAYSYEQKKKILDGNYFTNTKSDIFLKYNDNFVFFKKLLPLEKRAEGIHIYKVQNDDIVETIIAKKAYFQNDKWYVVDAKIVKKPKYMNFESSKLEVRYEKFLNTLDGFKPKILDNVYEEKANFSILDAISALDLLSKQEINTDRIRAAIYYDTLVPFFILPLMFVIFVFVSYNRRFFNMGTFTSMSIFATLVIWGVFFMLHKFSNSGVMKPELSLLLPMVIWFIVSYIIYRKKSRVL
- a CDS encoding c-type cytochrome; its protein translation is MRFLIFSLFFVTSLFSQEIDNSFITKFEYGAMLYDNPRGIGCVKCHAKGDKPVIIAKYKEKDKKGKKLIEKSIIAPAINNVSFEVFIDKMTADKTESKIMPTYFLTDEELKSLYYYIKNINKK
- a CDS encoding N-acetylmuramoyl-L-alanine amidase; translated protein: MIIIDFKTKVNKDFVRFQEKKVKNGYQDIYDIKGSFKDAYPTKLSINGVNQIVIKQEDPNTLRILFEDNKNLKTIYFTNNNRVVLKVLDVKENNIKNSVKVSKSPKVYKPGLNKVVVLDAGHGGKDSGAIGRGKKMYEKYAVFDVMKYLEDALKRRGYKVYITRNSDRFIKVRNRTVLANKKKADIFISIHANAAHKSKVDKLQGIETFFLSPARSARAKRVAALENKSDIRKMSGSSKKAFLESLNRPRITASHKLSIDIQKNMLYSARKIHKDVVDSGVREGPFWVLVGAQMPSVLIEIGYITHKKEGKRLFNKRYQEALAVGIANGVDSYFAKNP
- the pth gene encoding aminoacyl-tRNA hydrolase, with product MHLIVGLGNIGEKYELTRHNIGFLVIDEMTKSLNTSNINKSNFKADVFKSGYNLFVKPKTYMNLSGDAVVAIKEYYKIDIEDIIVIHDDLDLPFGTVKFKIGGGHGGHNGLKSIDSHIGKDYIRVRIGIGKPLNKEDVANYVLSNFSKEELNKLEGIISHTISAIDALKSGESINEVKSKFTLK